In Arthrobacter citreus, a single genomic region encodes these proteins:
- the hpt gene encoding hypoxanthine phosphoribosyltransferase, whose amino-acid sequence MKQDIQQVLVSEEAIQQKVIELGAVLTEEYKERFPLVVGVLKGALPFMSDLIKHIDTYIEIDFMDVSSYGHSTVSSGEVKIVKDLNTSVEGRDVIILEDIIDSGLTLNYLVELFKHRKANTVKIVTLLDKPSGRKANIEADLVGFEVPDAFVVGYGLDYIERYRNLPYVGVLKPEVYTK is encoded by the coding sequence ATGAAACAAGACATTCAACAAGTATTAGTAAGTGAAGAGGCAATTCAACAAAAGGTAATAGAATTAGGCGCAGTACTAACAGAAGAGTACAAAGAACGCTTTCCATTAGTAGTAGGTGTTTTAAAAGGAGCTCTTCCGTTCATGTCTGATCTGATCAAGCATATTGATACATATATCGAAATTGATTTTATGGATGTTTCTAGTTATGGACATAGCACAGTTTCTTCTGGTGAAGTTAAAATTGTAAAAGATTTAAATACTTCTGTAGAAGGAAGAGATGTCATCATTCTAGAAGATATTATTGATAGCGGTCTTACTTTAAACTATTTAGTTGAACTATTTAAACATCGAAAAGCTAATACAGTTAAAATCGTAACTTTATTAGATAAGCCAAGTGGACGTAAAGCAAATATTGAGGCTGATTTAGTTGGCTTCGAAGTACCTGATGCTTTCGTAGTAGGATATGGTTTAGATTATATTGAACGTTATCGAAATCTGCCGTATGTTGGCGTTTTAAAGCCTGAGGTATACACGAAATAA
- a CDS encoding ATP-dependent metallopeptidase FtsH/Yme1/Tma family protein: MNRIFRNTVFYILIFLVVIGVVTYFNGPESQVKKVSYDTFYTKLQSGDVSSLTSIQPKNGVYIVRGHFTDVKKGESFQTQVPISDETTKIVNKAVADYKIKANWDPAETTSAWVQIFTSLIPFVIIFILFFFLMNQAQGGGSRVMNFGKSKARLYNDEKKKVRFKDVAGADEEKQELVEVVEFLKDPRKFAELGARIPKGVLLVGPPGTGKTLLARAVAGEAGVPFFSISGSDFVEMFVGVGASRVRDLFENAKKNAPCIIFIDEIDAVGRQRGAGLGGGHDEREQTLNQLLVEMDGFGANEGIIIIAATNRADVLDPALLRPGRFDRQITVDRPDVIGREAVLKVHSRNKPLSQEVDLKAIAQRTPGFSGADLENLLNEAALVAARRDKKKIDMLDIDEATDRVIAGPAKKNKVISEKERKIVAFHEAGHVVIGQVLDDAEVVHKVTIVPRGQAGGYAVMLPKEDRYFMTKPELLDKIAGLLGGRVAEEVVFGEVSTGAHNDFQRATGIARRMVTEFGMSDKLGPLQFGQSQGGNVFLGRDFNNEQNYSDKIAYEIDVEIQTIIKECYAKATDIIKENRDKLDLLANTLLEVETLDAKGINSLWNQGTLPPSPTSNDEIKVNISKKDDQPTEPKITE; encoded by the coding sequence TTGAATCGAATTTTCCGTAATACAGTCTTTTACATATTAATCTTCTTAGTTGTGATCGGTGTTGTTACATATTTCAATGGGCCAGAATCTCAAGTTAAGAAAGTAAGTTACGATACATTTTATACTAAGTTACAAAGTGGAGATGTTAGCAGTTTAACATCTATCCAACCTAAAAATGGAGTGTACATAGTAAGAGGTCACTTTACAGATGTAAAAAAAGGCGAATCTTTCCAAACTCAAGTACCAATTAGTGACGAAACGACAAAAATAGTTAACAAAGCGGTTGCTGACTATAAAATCAAGGCTAATTGGGATCCAGCTGAAACGACAAGTGCATGGGTGCAAATCTTCACTTCACTCATTCCATTTGTAATTATTTTCATTCTATTCTTCTTCTTAATGAATCAAGCACAAGGTGGCGGAAGCCGTGTTATGAACTTTGGGAAGAGCAAAGCTCGTCTTTATAATGATGAGAAAAAGAAAGTACGATTTAAAGATGTTGCAGGTGCAGATGAAGAGAAACAAGAACTTGTTGAAGTTGTAGAGTTCTTAAAAGATCCTCGTAAATTTGCTGAGTTAGGTGCAAGAATACCTAAAGGGGTACTTTTAGTAGGACCTCCTGGAACAGGTAAAACATTATTAGCAAGAGCTGTTGCTGGGGAAGCTGGAGTTCCATTCTTCTCAATCAGTGGTTCTGATTTCGTTGAAATGTTTGTTGGGGTTGGTGCTTCTCGTGTTCGTGATTTATTCGAAAATGCGAAGAAAAACGCTCCATGTATCATATTTATAGATGAAATCGATGCTGTAGGTCGTCAACGTGGTGCTGGTTTAGGTGGAGGTCACGATGAGCGTGAACAAACATTAAACCAATTACTTGTTGAAATGGATGGTTTCGGTGCTAACGAAGGTATTATTATCATCGCTGCAACAAACCGTGCTGATGTATTAGACCCAGCGTTATTACGTCCAGGTCGTTTTGACCGACAAATCACTGTTGATCGCCCTGATGTAATCGGACGTGAAGCGGTATTAAAAGTACATTCAAGAAATAAACCATTATCACAAGAGGTAGACTTGAAGGCTATCGCTCAAAGAACACCTGGATTCTCTGGTGCAGACTTAGAGAATTTATTAAACGAAGCGGCATTAGTAGCTGCTCGTCGTGATAAAAAGAAAATCGATATGCTTGATATTGATGAAGCAACGGATCGTGTAATTGCTGGTCCTGCTAAGAAAAATAAAGTTATATCTGAAAAAGAACGTAAAATTGTTGCATTCCATGAAGCTGGACACGTGGTTATAGGTCAAGTATTAGACGATGCTGAAGTGGTGCACAAAGTTACAATCGTACCTCGTGGTCAAGCTGGCGGTTATGCAGTCATGCTTCCAAAAGAAGATCGATACTTTATGACGAAACCAGAATTACTTGATAAAATTGCAGGTCTACTTGGTGGACGTGTAGCTGAAGAAGTAGTATTTGGTGAAGTAAGTACTGGAGCTCATAACGATTTCCAACGTGCGACAGGTATTGCTCGCCGAATGGTTACAGAGTTTGGTATGAGTGATAAATTAGGTCCACTTCAATTTGGTCAATCTCAAGGTGGAAATGTATTCCTTGGTAGAGACTTTAACAATGAGCAAAATTACAGTGATAAGATTGCTTATGAAATCGATGTGGAAATCCAAACAATTATTAAAGAGTGTTATGCAAAAGCGACGGATATTATCAAGGAAAACCGCGATAAACTGGATCTGCTTGCAAACACATTATTAGAAGTTGAAACATTAGATGCAAAAGGAATTAATAGTCTTTGGAACCAAGGTACACTTCCTCCATCTCCAACTTCAAATGATGAGATTAAGGTCAACATCTCTAAAAAAGATGATCAACCAACTGAACCGAAAATCACTGAATAA
- a CDS encoding type III pantothenate kinase, whose protein sequence is MLFVIDVGNTNTVLGVYQEDELIHHWRIETNRYKTEDEYGMMIGSLLEYAGIEFDEFHAVIISSVVPPIMFSLERMATKYFKQKPLIVGPGIKTGLNIKYDNPKEVGADRIVNAVAGIAQYGSPLIIVDFGTATTYCYIDENKNYIGGAIAPGINISTEALYTKASKLPRIELSRPSNIVGRTTVEAMQVGILYGYVGQVEGIVKRMKAQAKVEPTVIATGGLASLISKESDIIDIMDPYLTLKGLHLIYKRNS, encoded by the coding sequence ATGTTATTTGTAATCGATGTAGGTAATACAAATACCGTTTTAGGTGTTTACCAAGAAGATGAGTTAATACATCACTGGAGAATTGAAACGAACCGATATAAAACAGAAGATGAGTATGGTATGATGATTGGTTCCTTACTTGAATATGCAGGGATCGAATTCGATGAGTTTCATGCAGTCATTATTTCATCAGTTGTTCCACCAATTATGTTTTCATTGGAGAGAATGGCTACAAAGTATTTCAAACAAAAACCATTAATCGTAGGCCCAGGTATAAAAACAGGTTTAAACATAAAATATGATAATCCGAAAGAAGTAGGAGCTGACCGAATTGTTAACGCGGTTGCTGGTATAGCACAATACGGAAGTCCGCTTATCATTGTAGACTTCGGAACTGCTACTACATATTGTTATATAGATGAAAATAAAAATTATATCGGCGGTGCCATAGCACCAGGGATTAATATTTCAACAGAGGCACTTTATACAAAGGCTTCAAAATTACCTCGTATTGAACTTTCGAGACCGTCTAATATTGTAGGACGTACAACTGTAGAGGCAATGCAAGTAGGAATTCTTTATGGTTACGTAGGACAAGTTGAAGGTATTGTAAAGCGAATGAAAGCTCAAGCGAAAGTAGAACCTACTGTTATAGCGACAGGTGGCCTAGCATCATTAATATCTAAGGAATCAGATATTATTGATATAATGGACCCGTATCTTACGTTAAAAGGTCTGCATTTAATATATAAACGAAATTCTTAA
- the hslO gene encoding Hsp33 family molecular chaperone HslO, whose translation MKDYLVKALAFNGEVRAYSVRSTNIVREAQERHDTWKDASAALGRTLTAAAMMGAMLKGEEKLTLKVEGNGPLGYILADSNAKGEVRGFVLNPHVQSERNKHGKIDVAKAVGTVGTISVAKDIGMREPFTGAVPIVSGELGEDFTYYFAVSEQTPSSVGVGVLVNPDHSILASGGFIIQILPGASDECITKIENRLKSIKPVSTLIEEGLSPEEILYEVLGKEEVKVLETMDVKFQCQCSRERIEGALLSVGKHELQLMLEEDGEAEVKCHFCNEPYHFTGEQIQGLINQL comes from the coding sequence ATGAAAGATTATTTAGTAAAAGCATTAGCTTTTAACGGTGAAGTCCGTGCATATAGTGTGAGATCAACTAATATCGTAAGAGAAGCTCAGGAGCGTCATGATACATGGAAAGATGCTTCGGCTGCACTAGGTCGTACCCTAACGGCTGCCGCGATGATGGGTGCAATGTTAAAGGGTGAGGAAAAATTAACATTAAAGGTTGAGGGGAATGGCCCCCTTGGCTATATTCTTGCTGACAGTAATGCAAAAGGTGAGGTCCGTGGATTCGTATTGAATCCTCATGTTCAATCCGAACGTAACAAACACGGAAAAATTGACGTTGCTAAAGCTGTTGGTACTGTAGGTACAATCTCTGTTGCTAAAGATATTGGTATGAGAGAGCCATTCACAGGGGCAGTGCCGATTGTGTCAGGTGAACTTGGTGAAGACTTTACTTATTATTTTGCTGTATCTGAACAAACTCCTTCATCTGTAGGTGTAGGTGTATTAGTAAATCCAGATCATTCAATTTTAGCAAGTGGTGGGTTTATTATTCAAATCCTACCAGGTGCTAGTGATGAATGTATCACAAAGATAGAAAACCGATTAAAATCAATTAAGCCAGTGTCTACACTAATTGAAGAGGGGCTTTCTCCGGAAGAAATACTATATGAAGTATTAGGGAAGGAAGAAGTTAAAGTATTGGAGACAATGGATGTTAAATTCCAATGCCAATGTTCAAGAGAAAGAATTGAAGGTGCTCTTTTAAGTGTAGGAAAACATGAATTACAATTAATGCTAGAAGAGGACGGAGAGGCAGAAGTTAAGTGTCATTTTTGTAATGAGCCTTATCACTTCACTGGCGAGCAAATACAAGGATTAATTAACCAATTGTAG
- the cysK gene encoding cysteine synthase A, whose protein sequence is MKVANSVYELIGRTPIVKLNRLVDENSADVYLKLEFMNPGSSVKDRIALAMIEDSEKKGLIKPGDTIIEPTSGNTGIGLAMVAAAKGYKSILVMPETMSIERRNLLRAYGAELVLTPGPEGMGGAIRKADELAKENGYFVPQQFNNAANPEVHRLTTGPEIVEQMGDQLDAFVSGVGTGGTISGAGSVLKEAYPGINIIAVEPVDSPVLSGGKPGPHKIQGIGAGFIPETLDTEVYDEIIQINNDDAMETARNVAKAEGLLVGISSGAAISAALQAAKKLGKGKKVLAIIPSNGERYLSTALFQFE, encoded by the coding sequence ATGAAAGTTGCAAATTCAGTATACGAATTAATCGGTAGAACTCCAATCGTTAAACTTAACAGATTAGTAGATGAAAACAGCGCGGATGTTTACTTAAAATTAGAGTTTATGAATCCTGGTAGTAGTGTTAAAGATCGTATTGCTCTTGCTATGATTGAGGATTCTGAGAAAAAGGGTTTAATTAAACCTGGCGATACAATTATCGAACCAACTAGTGGGAACACTGGAATTGGTTTAGCGATGGTAGCAGCTGCAAAAGGATATAAATCAATACTAGTAATGCCTGAAACAATGAGTATTGAAAGAAGAAATCTTTTACGTGCTTACGGTGCCGAACTAGTGTTAACCCCCGGACCTGAAGGAATGGGCGGTGCGATTCGTAAAGCAGACGAACTAGCAAAAGAAAATGGCTACTTCGTTCCACAACAATTTAATAATGCTGCAAACCCAGAAGTTCACCGTTTAACAACTGGTCCAGAAATCGTTGAACAAATGGGAGATCAGCTTGATGCGTTTGTTTCAGGTGTTGGTACTGGAGGAACAATTTCTGGTGCAGGATCTGTTTTAAAAGAAGCTTATCCTGGCATTAATATTATTGCTGTTGAGCCTGTAGATTCTCCTGTACTATCTGGAGGTAAACCGGGTCCACATAAAATTCAAGGTATTGGAGCAGGATTTATTCCTGAAACTCTTGATACTGAAGTTTATGATGAAATCATTCAAATTAATAATGATGATGCAATGGAGACAGCTAGAAATGTAGCAAAAGCAGAAGGGTTACTTGTAGGAATATCATCAGGTGCTGCAATTAGTGCTGCGCTGCAAGCTGCTAAAAAACTTGGAAAAGGTAAAAAGGTACTTGCGATTATTCCGAGTAATGGGGAACGTTACTTAAGTACAGCTTTATTTCAATTTGAATAA
- a CDS encoding anthranilate synthase component I family protein: MKKEALSEGDIYVNYEIFSKVINYTTPFFKHFVETAKEKKNAVLLESGRDGQYSIMASNPVAKLYGKNNKLIIEEEKGKVEYTGNPIDLAKKYLSNYTVKKRDDLPPFQGGAIGYFTYDCNHYIEELPSLAEDVYNIPDVYLLIFHEVIIFDHQKNELYFIVLDESENAQKAQGRLESLEEFFINEVENIDITKQTSKTEVEKTIYMSEQKFTDAVGNVKEYISAGDVFQVNLSVLQSETLVTDPLYIYEQLREINPSPYMSYLDFEEFQIVSCSPELLVAKRDQEVWTRPIAGTRSRGNTIEEEQQLMEELRSNEKEQAEHIMLVDLERNDLGRVCEYGTVEVDELLVIEKYSHVMHLVSNVRGNLQKDKDSFDLLKAVFPGGTITGAPKIRTMEIIEELEPTKRGIYTGSVGWIGFTGDMELNITIRTMITKDEQAYVQAGAGIVIDSNPKHEYLESLKKAQALWTAKKVSEEKAKLGGNVK; the protein is encoded by the coding sequence ATGAAAAAAGAAGCGCTATCAGAGGGGGATATTTACGTGAATTATGAAATCTTTTCAAAAGTAATCAATTATACAACACCTTTCTTTAAACACTTTGTAGAAACGGCAAAAGAGAAAAAGAATGCCGTGCTACTTGAAAGTGGACGAGACGGGCAATATTCAATCATGGCATCAAATCCTGTTGCGAAGTTATACGGTAAGAATAATAAATTAATCATTGAAGAAGAAAAGGGGAAAGTCGAATATACAGGAAATCCAATCGACTTAGCTAAAAAGTATTTATCTAATTACACAGTGAAAAAAAGAGATGACCTACCACCATTTCAAGGCGGGGCGATTGGTTATTTCACATATGATTGTAATCACTATATCGAGGAACTACCATCGTTAGCCGAAGATGTATATAACATACCAGATGTGTATCTTTTAATTTTTCATGAAGTAATTATTTTTGACCATCAAAAAAATGAACTATATTTTATCGTATTAGATGAATCGGAAAATGCACAAAAAGCACAGGGTCGTTTAGAGTCACTTGAAGAATTCTTCATAAATGAAGTGGAAAATATAGATATAACCAAACAAACTTCGAAAACGGAAGTGGAAAAAACAATTTACATGTCTGAACAAAAATTTACAGATGCAGTTGGAAATGTAAAAGAATATATCAGTGCAGGGGATGTATTCCAAGTGAATTTATCTGTACTGCAGTCTGAGACATTGGTTACAGATCCTCTTTATATCTATGAACAGCTGAGAGAGATTAACCCATCACCATATATGTCGTATTTAGACTTTGAAGAATTTCAAATCGTAAGTTGCTCACCTGAGTTATTAGTCGCAAAGCGTGATCAAGAAGTTTGGACAAGACCGATTGCGGGTACTAGATCACGTGGTAATACAATCGAAGAAGAGCAACAGTTAATGGAAGAATTACGTTCAAATGAAAAAGAACAAGCTGAGCATATCATGCTAGTTGATTTAGAGCGTAATGACTTAGGTAGAGTATGTGAATATGGAACAGTTGAAGTAGACGAATTATTAGTAATTGAAAAATATTCACACGTAATGCACCTTGTTTCAAATGTAAGAGGAAATCTGCAAAAGGACAAGGATTCATTTGATTTATTAAAAGCAGTATTCCCAGGAGGTACAATTACTGGGGCACCTAAAATACGAACAATGGAAATCATCGAGGAACTAGAGCCGACTAAACGCGGTATTTATACAGGGTCGGTTGGATGGATCGGTTTTACTGGTGATATGGAACTAAATATTACGATTCGAACGATGATTACAAAAGACGAGCAGGCGTATGTACAAGCAGGCGCTGGTATCGTAATCGATTCTAATCCAAAACATGAGTATTTAGAAAGCCTAAAAAAAGCTCAAGCTTTATGGACAGCTAA